From a region of the Posidoniimonas corsicana genome:
- a CDS encoding O-antigen ligase family protein, translated as MKSLRSPHVGVIGYYGFALLQPEWNWRWSLPPGFQYQKFIAASTLIGFLVVGFQGNQFVGIVARSSLAIGGFLALAFISAASSIEPDATAFYMDNLWKIVLMAVLGIRLIDSPGKVLALMWVLVLAQGYNAYQINLEYFEDGHSSYAYRNFGDKGDNNVYSILTVPLIACSLSLALYAERGWQKAVAATIALLQVHEIMLFESRGCMLGCLPMLAVFVWLMPKTRRTVTVLAAMLIMGAILAGPPVVEEFASAFAEEGERDSSAEGRFGLWQAGFEITKDYPVLGVGPYAGQYLVPAYFPGGLDQHAKGLHNLFFEISTGCGLPALVCYLAFFAYPAIACYGTAQATNADRWHRCASLAVVPGLVGYWTSSMFSSGALSESSYACAVVGVCATAIGGRMLEEARAEYDGT; from the coding sequence ATGAAGTCGCTGCGTAGCCCGCATGTCGGCGTGATTGGGTACTACGGCTTCGCCCTCCTTCAGCCGGAGTGGAACTGGCGGTGGAGCCTGCCCCCTGGATTCCAGTATCAGAAGTTCATCGCGGCTAGCACGCTAATCGGGTTCTTGGTCGTAGGTTTCCAAGGGAATCAGTTCGTTGGAATCGTCGCGCGATCGTCTCTCGCGATTGGGGGATTTCTCGCTCTAGCATTCATCAGCGCAGCTTCTTCTATTGAACCGGACGCTACCGCGTTCTACATGGACAATCTCTGGAAGATAGTACTGATGGCGGTGCTGGGCATAAGACTGATAGACTCACCGGGCAAGGTGTTAGCGCTGATGTGGGTTCTGGTGCTCGCTCAAGGCTACAACGCCTACCAGATTAACCTAGAGTACTTTGAAGACGGGCATAGCTCCTACGCTTATCGGAACTTTGGCGACAAGGGTGATAACAATGTCTATTCGATCCTGACCGTTCCTCTGATTGCGTGTTCGCTTTCCCTCGCACTCTACGCAGAGCGTGGATGGCAGAAGGCCGTTGCCGCGACAATCGCCTTGCTTCAGGTCCACGAGATTATGCTGTTCGAGTCGCGTGGGTGTATGCTTGGCTGCTTGCCAATGCTGGCCGTGTTTGTGTGGCTGATGCCGAAGACTCGCAGGACGGTCACAGTACTTGCCGCAATGCTGATAATGGGAGCGATCCTTGCAGGGCCCCCAGTGGTCGAAGAGTTTGCATCAGCGTTCGCGGAGGAAGGCGAGCGCGATTCGTCTGCGGAGGGGCGCTTTGGTCTGTGGCAAGCAGGATTCGAAATCACCAAGGACTACCCAGTACTTGGCGTCGGTCCGTATGCTGGGCAGTATCTGGTGCCCGCTTACTTTCCGGGAGGGTTAGACCAACACGCGAAAGGGCTTCACAATCTGTTCTTCGAGATCAGCACAGGCTGTGGCCTCCCAGCCCTTGTCTGCTACTTGGCCTTTTTCGCATACCCAGCGATTGCCTGCTACGGAACTGCTCAAGCAACAAACGCTGATCGATGGCATCGCTGCGCCTCACTGGCGGTAGTCCCAGGCCTTGTTGGCTACTGGACATCGAGCATGTTCTCAAGCGGAGCTTTGTCTGAAAGCTCTTACGCCTGCGCGGTCGTTGGCGTG
- a CDS encoding sulfotransferase family protein translates to MSPALLITGTRRSGTTLLFQALSGSTGLWCRNELHEVHRLLFSGSCSVGELSERLDGLGLGGASATLSEIASPVQLFDARMSQAAADAGKPRWCLKDPEVSHYLIDYAESMPSVKFIIIVRDPRAVARSFLERGTSCNWYSAGERWAAEVQGQLEFRQQYQNRCLLLRYEDLVKAFANELQRVCDFVGLPMEEAMIRYHERDSGIRIHEGNRNVRRPPDPSINEKWRESLSGRQLANVEAATAEVMTQLGYKPESSVPGPSALRKEMYRLHNRLVWEYRWQRASRWYGIRRRCWSFVGKTATWDLSSSHGKFR, encoded by the coding sequence TTGAGCCCCGCCTTACTCATAACTGGTACGCGCCGGTCAGGAACGACGCTTCTATTCCAGGCGCTGTCCGGCTCCACCGGATTGTGGTGTCGAAATGAGCTGCATGAAGTGCACCGTCTGTTGTTTAGTGGAAGCTGCAGCGTGGGAGAACTTAGTGAAAGGCTGGACGGGCTAGGGCTGGGGGGGGCCTCAGCAACACTCTCGGAGATTGCGTCGCCTGTGCAATTGTTTGACGCGCGTATGTCACAGGCGGCGGCCGATGCCGGCAAGCCGAGGTGGTGCCTAAAAGACCCAGAGGTATCCCATTATCTGATCGACTATGCGGAGTCGATGCCCAGCGTGAAGTTCATCATAATCGTTCGGGATCCCCGCGCTGTTGCCAGGTCTTTTCTGGAGCGTGGAACGAGCTGCAACTGGTATTCGGCGGGCGAGCGCTGGGCCGCTGAGGTGCAAGGGCAGTTGGAATTCCGGCAACAGTATCAGAATCGATGCCTGCTTCTCCGGTACGAAGACCTCGTAAAGGCGTTTGCCAACGAGCTGCAACGTGTTTGTGACTTCGTGGGGTTGCCGATGGAAGAGGCAATGATTCGGTATCATGAACGGGATAGTGGAATCCGGATTCATGAGGGCAATCGGAACGTTCGCCGCCCGCCAGATCCGTCCATTAACGAGAAGTGGCGAGAATCTCTTAGCGGTCGGCAGCTGGCCAACGTCGAAGCAGCAACGGCGGAAGTCATGACCCAGCTAGGTTACAAGCCAGAGTCGAGCGTCCCGGGGCCATCGGCTCTTAGAAAGGAGATGTACCGTTTGCACAACCGCCTAGTGTGGGAGTACAGATGGCAGCGGGCGTCCCGCTGGTATGGCATTCGAAGGCGATGCTGGTCATTCGTAGGCAAGACAGCCACTTGGGATCTTAGCAGTTCACATGGGAAGTTTCGCTAG
- a CDS encoding sulfotransferase yields MFRTVVRRIAQWGLERGVMKAALQSSLTAPAEVPPGFQPTGWSGTIDRRAFPEAAPPAAFITARFRSGSTLLWKLLREHRQLTAYYEPLNPRRWFDPAARGQRVDNTHRGVEQYWEEYNRFAGVEVPWEEWWSSRDLYLPATVPAHTLYEYLRLLVDEAPGFPVLQFNRLDFRLGWIASRFPDVLLVHLHRDPRDQWISTFLRQKPVPTTATVANFARSDEFYLVSWANDLARYIPLFAEVKQLHPYELSYIVSRLSFVFASNHSAYDVSYESLVSEPRAVMKSLGDVFKLEGMDQLPGIGQVSTRSVGRWKSYADASWFEEREARCDELIDQCVLGRGSTAVREGLRIG; encoded by the coding sequence ATGTTCAGGACTGTAGTCAGACGCATCGCGCAGTGGGGGCTCGAGCGAGGAGTCATGAAGGCGGCTCTTCAGTCCAGCCTGACGGCGCCGGCGGAGGTTCCTCCAGGGTTCCAGCCGACGGGTTGGTCAGGCACGATTGATCGCCGGGCTTTTCCTGAGGCAGCTCCGCCAGCAGCTTTCATAACCGCGCGATTCCGTAGCGGTTCGACGCTGCTATGGAAGCTTTTGCGCGAGCATAGGCAACTCACAGCGTACTACGAGCCATTAAACCCACGCAGATGGTTCGATCCCGCGGCTCGGGGCCAACGCGTCGACAACACCCACCGCGGGGTTGAGCAGTACTGGGAAGAGTACAACCGGTTTGCAGGCGTGGAGGTGCCTTGGGAAGAATGGTGGTCCTCGAGAGATCTCTACCTTCCCGCAACGGTGCCTGCCCACACACTCTATGAGTACCTCAGGCTTCTGGTCGATGAGGCGCCGGGTTTTCCCGTGCTGCAGTTCAACCGGCTTGACTTCCGGCTAGGTTGGATCGCCAGCCGATTTCCCGACGTATTGCTGGTTCACCTTCACCGGGATCCGCGAGATCAGTGGATTTCAACATTCCTTAGGCAGAAGCCGGTGCCGACCACGGCTACAGTTGCGAACTTTGCGAGGTCGGACGAGTTTTACCTGGTCTCCTGGGCAAACGATTTGGCACGATACATACCACTATTCGCCGAGGTCAAGCAGCTTCACCCCTATGAATTGTCCTACATCGTTTCAAGGTTGTCCTTCGTATTCGCATCGAATCATTCTGCCTATGACGTGAGCTACGAATCGCTTGTGTCTGAGCCTAGGGCGGTGATGAAGAGCTTGGGCGATGTCTTTAAGTTAGAGGGGATGGACCAACTGCCTGGCATAGGTCAAGTGAGCACCAGGAGCGTCGGACGGTGGAAAAGCTATGCCGACGCGTCTTGGTTCGAAGAACGCGAAGCCCGCTGTGATGAACTAATAGATCAATGTGTGTTGGGGAGGGGATCCACTGCAGTGCGTGAGGGATTGAGAATCGGTTAG